In a genomic window of Streptomyces noursei ATCC 11455:
- a CDS encoding SchA/CurD-like domain-containing protein, producing the protein MTTLSERISQSAFDGSRLRVVLLLDLEDGAQQQFLEAYEQLRNQVASVPGHITDQLCQSIENPSQWLITSEWESAPPFLAWVNSEEHVKMVQPLHSCVRNTRSLRFSVLRETSNVAARTPEPLKGRFQATPRVGDGVVRHALTFTVKPGSEPMVADILSGYTSPAARVDATTRLRRTSLFMYGNRVVRAIEVQGDLVAALRHVSQQPEVRAVEEAINPYLEQDRDLNDPNSARVFFTRAALPAVHHVAAGQDPGSSETTRHALYYPAKPGRGLTLAKMLAHQDEEAADDPACPVHSSTIFQRDDIVVRLIDLRAPLDRDPLVSLGVRGDRKLAVLRRLLDGDVAGGLTTERELAHFLARADMDLITDRRAPDA; encoded by the coding sequence ATGACAACGCTGTCGGAACGAATATCGCAGTCCGCCTTCGACGGCTCCAGACTCCGGGTCGTACTCCTGCTGGATCTGGAGGACGGCGCCCAGCAGCAGTTCCTGGAAGCCTACGAGCAGCTGCGGAACCAGGTGGCCTCCGTTCCCGGGCACATCACCGACCAGCTGTGCCAGTCCATCGAGAACCCTTCCCAGTGGCTGATCACCAGCGAATGGGAGAGTGCCCCGCCGTTCCTCGCCTGGGTCAACAGCGAGGAGCACGTCAAGATGGTGCAGCCGCTGCACAGCTGCGTGCGCAACACCCGCTCCCTCCGCTTCAGCGTCCTGCGCGAGACCTCCAACGTCGCCGCCCGCACCCCCGAGCCCCTCAAGGGCCGGTTCCAGGCCACCCCCCGCGTCGGGGACGGAGTGGTCCGGCACGCCCTCACCTTCACCGTGAAGCCGGGCAGTGAGCCCATGGTGGCCGACATCCTGTCCGGCTACACCTCCCCGGCCGCCCGGGTCGACGCCACCACCCGGCTGCGCCGCACCTCCCTGTTCATGTACGGCAACCGCGTCGTACGCGCCATCGAGGTGCAGGGCGACCTGGTCGCCGCGCTGCGCCACGTCTCCCAGCAGCCCGAGGTGCGGGCCGTCGAGGAGGCCATCAACCCCTATCTGGAGCAGGACCGGGACCTCAACGACCCCAACTCCGCCCGGGTGTTCTTCACCCGCGCCGCGCTGCCCGCGGTGCACCACGTGGCGGCCGGTCAGGACCCCGGAAGCTCCGAGACCACCCGGCACGCGCTGTACTACCCGGCCAAGCCCGGCCGCGGCCTGACGCTGGCCAAGATGCTGGCGCACCAGGACGAGGAGGCCGCCGACGATCCGGCGTGCCCCGTCCACAGCAGCACGATCTTCCAGCGCGACGACATCGTCGTCCGCCTCATCGACCTGCGGGCCCCCCTCGACCGTGACCCACTGGTGTCCCTCGGCGTCCGGGGCGACCGCAAGCTCGCCGTGCTGCGTCGACTGCTCGACGGAGACGTGGCCGGCGGTCTGACCACCGAACGCGAGCTCGCGCACTTCCTGGCCCGCGCCGACATGGACCTCATCACCGACCGTCGGGCGCCGGACGCCTGA
- a CDS encoding cupin domain-containing protein has translation MTTYRPRIVDLSETQPNRRRGGDLRAMLTPSAVGATSGFMGMALVRPGERIGEHYHPYSEEFVYVVEGALEVDLDGETFSLRPDQGLMIPPYMRHRFRNVGNTQARMVFHLGPLAPRPELGHVDTEGAEAGAGAAATGERTSAAPPERTEPVS, from the coding sequence ATGACCACGTACCGCCCACGCATCGTGGACCTCAGCGAGACCCAGCCCAACCGCCGGCGCGGAGGTGATCTGCGCGCCATGCTGACACCCAGCGCGGTGGGCGCCACGAGCGGCTTCATGGGCATGGCCCTCGTCCGGCCGGGCGAGCGCATCGGAGAGCACTACCACCCGTACTCCGAGGAGTTCGTGTACGTCGTCGAGGGCGCCCTGGAAGTCGACCTCGACGGGGAGACCTTCTCGCTGCGCCCGGACCAGGGGCTGATGATCCCGCCGTACATGCGGCACCGCTTCCGCAACGTCGGGAACACCCAGGCCCGGATGGTCTTCCACCTCGGCCCGCTGGCCCCGCGCCCGGAACTGGGCCATGTCGACACCGAGGGCGCCGAGGCCGGTGCGGGCGCGGCCGCCACCGGGGAGCGCACATCGGCCGCCCCACCCGAACGTACGGAGCCGGTGTCATGA